One genomic region from Cellulomonas fengjieae encodes:
- a CDS encoding YbhB/YbcL family Raf kinase inhibitor-like protein, translated as MAVNLTRPVAPDPYSLLPPVPDFTLTSDDFRHGERIPDVHTNTDAGRNVSPQLSWEGFPDATQSFLVSCFDPDAPGPAGWWHWTVADVPVTTTSLATGAELPAGAFALRGDDGDAAYRGAAPPPGDQVHRYFFVVHALDVPTLGFGPDMMPGAANTAVIFHTLARAILVGTYQR; from the coding sequence ATGGCCGTGAACCTCACCCGCCCCGTCGCCCCCGACCCCTACTCGCTGCTCCCGCCGGTGCCGGACTTCACGCTGACCAGCGACGACTTCCGGCACGGCGAGCGGATCCCCGACGTCCACACGAACACCGACGCGGGCCGCAACGTCTCTCCGCAGCTGTCGTGGGAGGGCTTCCCCGACGCCACGCAGTCGTTCCTGGTCAGCTGCTTCGACCCGGACGCCCCCGGCCCGGCCGGCTGGTGGCACTGGACCGTCGCCGACGTCCCGGTGACCACCACCTCGCTGGCCACGGGCGCCGAGCTGCCCGCCGGGGCGTTCGCCCTGCGTGGCGACGACGGCGACGCCGCCTACCGCGGCGCCGCTCCCCCGCCCGGCGACCAGGTGCACCGCTACTTCTTCGTCGTGCACGCGCTCGACGTCCCGACACTCGGTTTCGGCCCGGACATGATGCCGGGCGCCGCGAACACCGCCGTCATCTTCCACACGCTCGCCCGGGCGATCCTCGTCGGGACCTACCAGCGGTGA